The following are encoded in a window of Mannheimia varigena genomic DNA:
- a CDS encoding pyrimidine dimer DNA glycosylase/endonuclease V — translation MTRINLVPPAELCDQHLLAEHRELTRIPNAVAKGKFSLKGQPTDYKLGEGHVRFFFNKLTFLKKRYDALHEECLARGFNVQYFWAEDLPQDPSLWLDYEPTETALAVNRERIEIRMPAKPRFTERK, via the coding sequence ATGACCAGAATTAACCTTGTGCCACCGGCGGAATTGTGCGATCAACATCTGCTTGCCGAACACCGAGAACTGACCCGAATTCCGAATGCAGTGGCGAAAGGGAAATTTAGCCTCAAAGGGCAGCCGACAGATTATAAATTGGGCGAGGGACATGTCCGATTTTTCTTCAACAAACTCACTTTTTTGAAAAAACGTTACGATGCTTTGCACGAAGAATGCCTAGCAAGGGGCTTTAACGTGCAGTATTTTTGGGCGGAGGATCTGCCTCAAGATCCGAGTTTATGGCTGGATTACGAACCGACAGAAACCGCTCTTGCCGTCAACCGAGAGCGAATTGAAATCAGAATGCCAGCAAAACCGCGTTTTACGGAAAGAAAATAA
- a CDS encoding maltoporin, translating to MKKTVLAVAISGAMFAASASAVDFHGYARSGIGWTSGGGEQSAFTVNGGGSKYRLGNESDTYAELKLGQELFKSGEKSIYFDTNLAYGGTLHNNDWTETSPALRELNVQFKNFSDSLPGATLWAGKRFYQRHDVHMNDFYYWDISGPGAGIENVDLGFGKLSLAVTRDTEKDGAFSYYYDYAKKAYVNNRDAKKDVYNDIFDVRLAGIELWKDGSLELGFDYGNAHTKDGTKLNNEKATKNGYMVTAEYTQGNFFGGFNKFTAQYATDSMTSWNNGHAQGSKADNKGNMLRLINQGVVQASDKVEVMYALIYEKTKLDNKQGKTWYSAGIRPMYKWNDTMSTLLEVGYDRIKDQSTGKKNDLVKYTIAQQWQAGNSIWARPAIRVFGTYAHWNDKFNTKARTDAGYKAKDGEFITGVQFEAWW from the coding sequence ATGAAAAAAACAGTCTTAGCAGTTGCAATCAGCGGTGCAATGTTCGCAGCCAGTGCATCAGCGGTCGATTTTCACGGTTACGCTCGTTCAGGTATCGGTTGGACATCCGGCGGTGGTGAACAATCTGCATTTACTGTTAATGGTGGTGGTTCAAAATACCGTTTAGGTAACGAATCTGATACCTATGCAGAATTGAAATTAGGTCAGGAATTATTCAAAAGTGGTGAGAAATCCATCTATTTTGATACCAACCTTGCTTATGGCGGTACGCTTCACAACAACGACTGGACAGAAACCAGCCCGGCATTACGTGAATTAAATGTACAATTCAAAAACTTTTCGGATAGCTTACCGGGTGCAACCTTATGGGCTGGTAAACGTTTTTACCAACGCCACGATGTTCATATGAACGACTTCTATTACTGGGATATTTCAGGTCCAGGTGCGGGGATTGAAAATGTTGATTTAGGCTTCGGAAAACTCTCTTTAGCGGTAACTCGTGATACAGAGAAAGACGGTGCGTTCTCTTATTACTATGACTATGCTAAAAAAGCGTATGTAAATAACCGCGATGCGAAAAAAGATGTATATAACGACATTTTTGATGTTCGCTTAGCAGGTATTGAACTTTGGAAAGACGGCTCATTAGAGCTAGGCTTTGATTATGGCAATGCTCATACTAAAGATGGTACTAAACTCAATAATGAGAAAGCAACCAAAAACGGTTATATGGTAACAGCGGAATACACTCAAGGTAACTTCTTTGGTGGTTTCAATAAATTTACTGCACAATATGCAACCGACTCTATGACTTCTTGGAATAATGGGCACGCACAGGGTTCGAAAGCAGATAATAAAGGCAATATGCTTCGTTTAATCAACCAAGGGGTTGTACAAGCGAGTGATAAAGTTGAAGTAATGTATGCCCTAATTTACGAAAAAACAAAACTAGATAATAAACAAGGTAAAACTTGGTACTCTGCCGGTATTCGCCCAATGTACAAATGGAACGATACAATGAGCACATTATTAGAAGTTGGTTATGATCGCATTAAAGATCAATCAACAGGCAAGAAAAATGATTTAGTGAAATATACTATTGCACAACAGTGGCAAGCAGGTAACAGTATTTGGGCTCGTCCTGCAATTCGTGTGTTTGGTACCTACGCACATTGGAATGATAAATTCAACACTAAAGCTCGTACTGATGCTGGTTACAAAGCCAAAGATGGCGAGTTTATCACTGGCGTTCAATTTGAAGCTTGGTGGTAA
- the malM gene encoding maltose operon protein MalM has product MKKTLLSTAILFAHLFVASPSMANNLAVKPIHINSSELAQIQWQDVPFSQTVKTELSEQNKQAFTASFAGIASPVAAYRIPANQGTLEIEIESPVMDKNVFVPTAVVLDSHFNVAATYSSSEFKLLEERGLKGSRLGIELNLTPAMNQEYIYLLIYTTQQDLAKTTMMPHPAKTYAKATGKQPPAINDIEVAHSLKGQIHINVSGSNGTKFIGLPTEIFNSNKAATPVGKTATQTPLKENPAAVKTAVDKDTEAYFNQAVMKAIKAKDINRAMNLVNEAEKLGLTSPRQIFLKNVSSN; this is encoded by the coding sequence ATGAAAAAAACACTTCTTTCAACAGCAATATTATTCGCCCATCTTTTTGTGGCATCTCCGAGTATGGCAAATAATTTGGCAGTTAAACCTATTCATATTAACTCGTCTGAATTAGCTCAAATTCAATGGCAAGATGTACCATTCTCGCAAACTGTAAAAACAGAATTAAGTGAACAGAATAAACAAGCATTTACCGCTTCGTTTGCCGGTATTGCCAGTCCAGTTGCTGCCTATCGTATTCCTGCAAATCAAGGGACATTGGAAATTGAAATTGAAAGTCCAGTTATGGACAAAAATGTTTTTGTACCAACTGCTGTAGTATTAGATAGCCACTTTAATGTGGCAGCCACATACTCTTCTTCTGAATTTAAATTATTAGAAGAACGAGGGCTAAAAGGCAGTCGTTTAGGGATAGAACTTAATTTAACGCCGGCAATGAATCAAGAGTATATTTACTTACTTATTTATACTACGCAGCAAGATTTAGCTAAAACTACAATGATGCCACATCCGGCAAAAACTTATGCAAAAGCAACAGGTAAACAACCACCGGCAATTAACGATATTGAAGTGGCACATAGTTTAAAAGGGCAAATTCACATTAATGTTTCCGGCTCAAATGGTACAAAATTTATCGGTTTACCGACTGAAATTTTCAACTCAAATAAAGCAGCAACTCCGGTAGGTAAAACGGCTACACAAACGCCATTAAAAGAAAATCCGGCGGCGGTAAAAACAGCAGTTGATAAAGATACGGAAGCCTATTTTAATCAGGCGGTAATGAAAGCGATTAAAGCGAAAGATATTAACAGAGCGATGAATTTAGTTAATGAGGCGGAAAAATTAGGCCTCACTTCGCCACGCCAAATTTTCCTAAAAAATGTAAGTTCAAATTAA
- the ubiG gene encoding bifunctional 2-polyprenyl-6-hydroxyphenol methylase/3-demethylubiquinol 3-O-methyltransferase UbiG, protein MQNVDQQEITKFEKMAQTWWDPNGSFKPIHLLNPLRLAYILDKSNGLFGKKVLDVGCGGGILSEAMAKQGAIVTGIDMTTEPLEIAKQHAKQSCLEIDYQQTTIEDFLEKMTACNAEKFDVITCMEMLEHVPDPLSIIQSCKALLKPNGVLFFSTINRTFKAYMLVIIGAEYVLKMLPKGTHEFEKFIKPAELLAWCDQADLRCQEMKGYHFNPLTEKFWLNNDVSCNYIATLTLNN, encoded by the coding sequence ATGCAAAATGTTGATCAACAAGAAATTACAAAATTTGAAAAAATGGCTCAAACTTGGTGGGATCCGAACGGCAGTTTCAAGCCGATTCATCTGCTTAACCCGCTGCGTTTAGCCTACATTTTAGACAAATCGAACGGTTTATTCGGCAAAAAAGTGCTCGATGTCGGCTGCGGCGGCGGTATTTTAAGTGAGGCGATGGCAAAACAAGGGGCCATCGTCACCGGCATTGATATGACAACCGAACCGTTAGAAATTGCCAAGCAACACGCCAAACAGAGCTGTTTAGAGATCGATTACCAACAAACCACGATTGAAGATTTTTTGGAAAAAATGACCGCTTGTAATGCAGAAAAATTCGATGTGATTACCTGTATGGAAATGCTTGAGCACGTGCCTGATCCGCTTTCCATTATTCAAAGTTGCAAAGCCCTGCTAAAACCAAACGGCGTGCTGTTTTTCTCCACCATCAACCGCACCTTTAAAGCCTATATGCTCGTGATTATTGGGGCGGAATATGTGCTGAAAATGCTCCCGAAAGGCACGCACGAATTTGAAAAATTTATTAAACCAGCGGAGCTGTTGGCGTGGTGCGATCAAGCCGATCTTCGCTGCCAAGAGATGAAAGGCTACCATTTCAATCCATTAACCGAAAAATTCTGGCTAAACAATGATGTGAGTTGCAATTATATTGCCACCCTCACACTCAATAATTAA
- the ttcA gene encoding tRNA 2-thiocytidine(32) synthetase TtcA → MTDDIQQKAEKKITYNFNKLQKRLRRNVGNAIADFGMIEEGDRVMVCLSGGKDSYTLLDILLNLQQSAPVNFSVVAVNLDQKQPGFPEEVLPRYLESIGVEYKIVEENTYGIVKEKIPEGKTTCSLCSRLRRGILYRTATELGATKIALGHHRDDMLATLFLNMFYGGKMKSMPPKLISDDGKQIVIRPLAYCKEKDIIKYAEAKQFPIIPCNLCGSQPNLQRQVVKEMLNTWDRQYPGRLETMFSALQDIVPSHLCDPNLFDFKGIKHGQMIDGVEGDTAFDNIKIEPKTFLDEDDDNNFTDAGVIQFKAVN, encoded by the coding sequence ATGACAGACGATATTCAACAAAAAGCTGAGAAAAAAATCACTTATAATTTCAATAAGTTACAAAAACGTTTACGCCGCAACGTGGGCAATGCGATTGCCGATTTCGGTATGATTGAAGAGGGCGACCGTGTGATGGTTTGCCTTTCGGGCGGAAAAGATAGCTATACGCTATTAGATATTTTATTGAATCTCCAACAAAGTGCCCCGGTGAATTTCAGCGTGGTTGCGGTGAATTTAGACCAAAAGCAACCAGGCTTCCCTGAAGAAGTGCTGCCTCGCTATTTAGAAAGCATCGGCGTGGAATATAAAATTGTGGAAGAAAACACTTACGGCATCGTGAAAGAGAAAATCCCGGAGGGCAAAACCACCTGCTCGCTCTGCTCTCGCTTACGCCGTGGGATTTTATACCGCACCGCCACCGAACTTGGGGCAACCAAAATCGCACTCGGACACCACCGTGATGATATGCTGGCGACCCTTTTCTTAAATATGTTCTACGGCGGCAAAATGAAAAGTATGCCTCCGAAACTGATTTCCGATGACGGCAAGCAAATCGTGATTCGTCCGCTCGCTTATTGTAAAGAGAAAGACATCATCAAATATGCCGAAGCGAAGCAGTTCCCGATTATTCCGTGCAACCTCTGCGGCTCGCAACCGAATTTACAACGCCAAGTGGTAAAAGAGATGCTGAACACTTGGGATCGCCAATATCCGGGGCGTTTGGAAACAATGTTCAGTGCCTTGCAAGATATTGTGCCATCACACTTATGTGACCCGAATTTATTTGATTTCAAAGGGATTAAACACGGTCAAATGATCGATGGTGTGGAGGGCGACACGGCTTTTGATAACATCAAAATCGAACCAAAAACTTTCTTAGATGAAGATGATGACAATAATTTTACCGATGCAGGCGTGATTCAATTTAAAGCAGTAAACTAA
- a CDS encoding ABC transporter ATP-binding protein: protein MALLNLSNAYLGFGDHPLLDHTELHIEPNERVCLVGRNGAGKSTLMKVLAGEVQLDDGKLIFEKDIVVTRLEQDPPRHIQDTVFDYVAEGIAHLSELLKQYHHISQQMLTDYSDELLAKLSHIQAQLEHNNGWQFENRIQDTLKLLELDPEKRLCELSGGWVRRAALARALVADPDILLLDEPTNHLDVEAITWLEDLLLNFKGSIIFISHDRSFIRKMATRIVDLDRGKLVSYPSNYDKYLEEKAEDLRVEALQNELFDKKLAQEEVWIRQGIKARRTRNEGRVRALKALQEERRNRREVQGTAKIQLDQTARSGKIVFELENASYEIEGKNLLQNFTATIQRGDKIALVGPNGCGKTTFIKLLLGELQPTSGTIRCGTKLEVAYFDQYRAELDLEKTVMDNVADGKQDVEVNGVKRHVLGYLQDFLFPPKRAMTPVKALSGGERNRLLLAKLLLKPNNLLILDEPTNDLDVETLELLEEMLSDYQGTLLVVSHDRQFIDNTVEECYFFEGNGVLNKYIGGYFDAKQQQDNYHATRTANLQNSAKKEPLLANEPKQEKPKAEAKKVKLSYKDQRELEELPAKMEALEAEIEALQAEVNSADFFTKDQAYTNEKLQKLADTEAALEQAFERWEELENIKNGNI from the coding sequence ATGGCATTACTCAATTTATCCAACGCCTACTTAGGTTTTGGCGATCATCCTTTATTAGATCATACCGAATTACACATTGAGCCGAACGAGCGGGTTTGTTTAGTTGGGCGAAACGGAGCGGGCAAATCGACTTTAATGAAAGTGCTTGCCGGAGAAGTTCAGCTTGATGACGGAAAGCTAATTTTTGAGAAAGATATTGTGGTTACCCGTTTAGAGCAAGACCCACCACGCCATATTCAAGATACGGTATTTGATTATGTTGCAGAAGGAATCGCCCATTTAAGCGAACTTTTAAAGCAATATCACCACATTTCGCAACAAATGCTGACAGATTACAGTGATGAATTGTTGGCGAAGTTATCCCATATTCAAGCTCAATTAGAGCATAACAACGGCTGGCAGTTTGAAAATCGGATTCAAGACACCTTGAAATTATTGGAGCTTGATCCTGAAAAACGACTGTGCGAACTCTCGGGCGGTTGGGTTCGCCGTGCGGCACTTGCTCGTGCCTTAGTAGCAGATCCGGATATTCTCTTATTAGACGAGCCAACTAACCATTTGGATGTGGAAGCGATCACGTGGCTTGAAGATTTATTGCTCAATTTTAAAGGCTCGATCATCTTTATTTCCCACGACAGGTCGTTTATCCGCAAAATGGCGACCCGTATTGTGGATTTAGACCGCGGTAAGTTGGTCTCTTACCCGAGCAATTACGATAAATATTTGGAAGAAAAAGCCGAAGATTTGCGGGTTGAAGCTCTACAAAATGAGTTGTTTGACAAAAAACTCGCCCAAGAAGAAGTTTGGATTCGTCAAGGCATTAAAGCCCGCCGTACCCGTAATGAAGGGCGTGTGCGTGCCTTAAAAGCCCTGCAGGAAGAACGCCGCAATCGCCGAGAGGTACAAGGCACGGCAAAAATTCAGCTCGACCAAACCGCACGTTCGGGCAAGATTGTGTTTGAGCTTGAAAATGCAAGCTATGAAATTGAGGGTAAAAATTTACTGCAAAACTTCACGGCAACCATTCAACGTGGCGATAAAATTGCATTGGTCGGTCCGAATGGTTGTGGTAAAACAACGTTCATCAAATTACTGTTAGGAGAATTGCAGCCCACTTCAGGCACAATCCGTTGTGGTACAAAATTGGAAGTTGCCTATTTCGACCAATACCGTGCCGAATTGGATTTAGAAAAAACCGTAATGGATAACGTAGCGGACGGTAAGCAAGATGTGGAAGTAAACGGGGTAAAACGCCACGTTCTTGGCTATTTGCAAGATTTCTTGTTCCCTCCAAAACGGGCAATGACCCCTGTAAAAGCATTATCAGGCGGGGAACGTAACCGCTTGTTACTCGCCAAATTATTGCTGAAACCGAATAACTTATTAATTCTGGACGAACCGACCAATGATTTAGATGTGGAAACTTTAGAATTATTAGAAGAGATGTTGTCTGATTATCAAGGCACGTTGCTTGTGGTAAGCCACGACCGTCAATTTATTGATAACACAGTGGAAGAGTGCTACTTCTTTGAAGGCAATGGGGTGCTGAATAAATATATCGGTGGCTATTTTGATGCCAAACAGCAGCAAGATAACTACCACGCCACCCGCACTGCCAATTTGCAAAATTCTGCTAAAAAAGAACCGCTTTTAGCAAATGAACCGAAGCAAGAAAAACCAAAAGCAGAGGCGAAAAAGGTCAAACTTTCTTATAAAGACCAACGTGAGTTAGAAGAACTACCGGCAAAAATGGAAGCCTTAGAAGCGGAAATCGAAGCCCTGCAAGCGGAAGTTAATAGTGCGGATTTCTTCACCAAAGATCAGGCTTACACCAACGAAAAACTGCAAAAACTGGCAGACACCGAAGCTGCCTTAGAGCAAGCCTTTGAGCGTTGGGAAGAGCTGGAAAATATTAAAAACGGAAATATCTAA
- the malK gene encoding maltose/maltodextrin ABC transporter ATP-binding protein MalK, producing MANVSLRNVGKSYGDVHISKDINLEINEGEFVVFVGPSGCGKSTLLRMIAGLEDITTGELYIGGKLMNEIEPSKRGIGMVFQSYALYPHLDVAENMSFGLKLAGVSKAEREQRVNQVAEILQLAHLLDRKPKALSGGQRQRVAIGRTLVSQPEVFLLDEPLSNLDAALRVQMRVEISKLHKKLNRTMIYVTHDQVEAMTLADKIVVLNAGGIAQVGKPLELYHYPANRFVAGFIGSPKMNFLPVKVIAVEAERVKIELPDANHHNFWIPVSGEGVNVGDNLSLGIRPEHLLPSDQTQVTLHGIVQVVELLGNETQIHLEIPEIKQPTLIYRQNDVVLVNEGDDMNIGILPERCHLFKEDGTACKRLFAEKGV from the coding sequence ATGGCGAATGTATCATTGCGTAATGTGGGAAAATCCTATGGTGATGTTCATATTTCTAAAGATATTAATTTAGAAATTAACGAAGGAGAGTTCGTTGTTTTCGTTGGTCCGTCAGGTTGTGGTAAATCCACGCTATTACGAATGATAGCAGGTTTAGAAGATATTACGACAGGAGAACTCTATATCGGTGGAAAGCTGATGAATGAAATAGAGCCTTCAAAACGTGGTATCGGTATGGTGTTTCAATCTTACGCTCTCTATCCACATTTAGACGTTGCTGAGAATATGTCTTTTGGATTAAAGCTGGCAGGTGTGAGTAAAGCAGAACGGGAGCAGCGAGTTAATCAAGTTGCCGAAATTTTACAACTTGCTCACTTACTAGACCGCAAGCCTAAAGCTCTTTCCGGTGGGCAGCGTCAACGGGTTGCTATTGGTAGAACGTTAGTTTCCCAACCGGAAGTATTTTTACTCGATGAACCACTTTCCAATCTTGATGCAGCATTGCGTGTACAAATGCGGGTAGAAATTTCCAAATTACATAAAAAATTAAACCGCACTATGATTTACGTTACCCACGATCAAGTTGAAGCAATGACATTAGCGGACAAAATCGTGGTACTGAATGCCGGCGGTATCGCTCAAGTAGGCAAGCCGTTAGAACTTTATCATTATCCAGCAAACCGCTTTGTAGCAGGGTTTATCGGCTCACCTAAAATGAACTTTTTACCGGTAAAGGTTATTGCTGTAGAGGCGGAGCGAGTAAAAATAGAATTACCTGATGCAAATCACCATAATTTTTGGATTCCTGTTTCTGGAGAAGGAGTAAATGTTGGAGATAACCTATCTTTAGGTATTCGCCCGGAGCATTTACTTCCTTCGGATCAAACTCAAGTAACCTTACACGGTATTGTGCAAGTAGTGGAATTGCTTGGAAATGAAACACAAATCCACCTAGAGATCCCTGAAATCAAACAACCAACCTTAATTTATCGTCAAAATGATGTGGTATTAGTTAATGAAGGCGACGATATGAATATAGGCATTTTGCCGGAACGCTGCCATTTATTTAAGGAAGATGGTACAGCTTGCAAACGTTTGTTTGCTGAAAAAGGGGTATAA
- the gyrA gene encoding DNA topoisomerase (ATP-hydrolyzing) subunit A, with amino-acid sequence MSELAKDIIPVSIEDELKTSYLDYAMSVIVGRALPDVRDGLKPVHRRVLFSMDQNSNTYNKPHVKSARVVGDVIGKYHPHGDSAVYDTIVRMAQPFSLRYMLVDGQGNFGSIDGDAPAAMRYTEVRMQKITQELLTDLDKETVDFSPNYDGKEMIPDVLPTKIPALLVNGSSGIAVGMATNIPPHNLGEVLDGCLAYIENENISVEELMAHIPGPDFPTGAIINGRKGIEEAYRTGRGKVYVRAKASVETTDKGREQIVVTELPYQVNKAKLIEKIADLVKEKKIEGISKIDDYSDKKGISIVIEVKRDAVGEVVLNHLYSLTQMQVTFGINMVALDNGQPKVLNLRQIIEAFVKHRREVVTRRTIFELRKARERAHILEGLAIALANIDPVIELIRASKTAEEAREGLLARPWALGNVAPMLEAAGVGASRPEDLPENLGVRDGEYYLSEAQARAILELRLHRLTGLEHEKIVEEYKELLTEIGELLRILNSADRLMEVIREELELVKATFNDERRTEITAASGDINIEDLIAQEDVVVTLSHAGYVKYQPLSDYEAQRRGGKGKSATKMKEDDFIEKLLVANTHDTILCFSSRGRLYQLKVYQLPQASRGARGTPIVNILPLVKEENERITAILPIPNGEFSADKFIFMATASGVVKKVSLDAFSNVRSSGLIALKLREGDELIGVDITDGESEIMLFSAQGRVVRFAEKAVRAMGRTATGVRGIKLATTEISAEEIEEAEIIEIENEEAEDTSSVSLDTDRVVSLVIPRTAGDILTVTQNGYGKRTVISEYPVKSRATKGVVSIKVNERNGKVVAAVQVEETDQIMLITDAGTLVRTRVAEVSLVGRNTQGVRIIRTAEDEQVVSLERVCEPEEDDENIETVENADIVETSTEE; translated from the coding sequence ATGAGCGAATTAGCCAAAGATATTATTCCCGTAAGTATTGAGGACGAATTAAAAACCTCTTACCTTGACTACGCAATGTCGGTGATTGTTGGGCGTGCATTGCCTGATGTGCGTGACGGCTTAAAACCGGTTCACCGCCGTGTGCTTTTCTCAATGGATCAAAACAGCAACACTTATAACAAACCACACGTGAAATCAGCCCGTGTGGTGGGGGATGTGATCGGTAAATACCACCCGCATGGTGATTCTGCGGTGTACGACACCATTGTGCGTATGGCTCAGCCGTTCTCACTTCGTTATATGTTAGTGGACGGTCAAGGTAACTTCGGTTCTATCGATGGCGATGCTCCGGCGGCAATGCGTTATACCGAAGTGCGTATGCAGAAAATTACGCAGGAATTGCTCACCGATTTAGACAAAGAAACAGTAGATTTCTCGCCAAACTATGACGGCAAAGAGATGATTCCTGATGTGTTGCCAACCAAAATTCCAGCCTTGTTAGTGAACGGTTCATCGGGGATTGCGGTGGGTATGGCAACCAATATTCCGCCTCACAATTTAGGCGAAGTGTTAGACGGCTGCTTGGCATACATTGAAAATGAAAATATCAGCGTGGAAGAGCTAATGGCTCACATTCCCGGCCCGGATTTCCCTACAGGGGCGATTATTAACGGTCGTAAAGGGATCGAAGAAGCCTACCGTACCGGTCGTGGCAAGGTGTATGTGCGTGCGAAAGCGAGCGTAGAAACCACCGACAAAGGGCGTGAGCAGATTGTGGTGACTGAACTTCCATACCAAGTCAATAAAGCGAAATTGATCGAAAAAATCGCCGATTTGGTGAAAGAGAAGAAAATCGAAGGCATCAGCAAAATCGATGACTATTCCGACAAAAAAGGGATCTCGATTGTTATTGAAGTCAAACGTGATGCAGTGGGCGAAGTGGTGTTAAATCACCTCTATTCTTTAACCCAAATGCAAGTGACCTTCGGTATCAATATGGTGGCGTTGGACAACGGTCAGCCAAAAGTGTTGAACCTCCGCCAAATCATTGAAGCCTTCGTGAAACACCGCCGTGAAGTGGTGACTCGCCGTACCATTTTTGAACTACGCAAAGCCCGTGAGCGTGCCCATATTTTAGAGGGCTTGGCGATTGCGTTAGCGAATATCGACCCTGTTATCGAATTAATCCGTGCCTCCAAAACCGCTGAAGAAGCCCGTGAAGGCTTGCTTGCTCGCCCTTGGGCATTAGGCAACGTAGCCCCAATGTTGGAGGCTGCTGGAGTGGGTGCTTCTCGCCCGGAAGATTTGCCTGAAAACTTAGGTGTGCGTGATGGCGAATACTATTTATCTGAAGCCCAAGCTCGTGCGATTTTAGAGTTACGCTTACATCGCTTAACCGGCTTAGAACACGAAAAAATCGTTGAAGAGTACAAAGAATTATTAACCGAAATCGGCGAATTATTACGCATTTTAAACAGTGCAGATCGCTTGATGGAAGTGATCCGTGAAGAGTTGGAGTTAGTGAAAGCGACCTTTAACGATGAACGCCGCACCGAAATTACTGCAGCCTCAGGCGACATCAACATTGAAGATTTAATCGCTCAAGAAGATGTGGTGGTAACGCTTTCTCACGCAGGCTATGTGAAATATCAGCCACTTTCAGACTACGAAGCCCAACGCCGTGGCGGTAAAGGGAAGTCGGCAACCAAGATGAAAGAAGATGATTTCATCGAAAAATTATTGGTGGCGAATACCCACGACACCATTCTCTGCTTCTCAAGCCGTGGTCGCTTATATCAATTAAAAGTGTACCAATTACCGCAAGCCAGCCGTGGGGCAAGAGGCACGCCGATTGTGAATATTCTGCCGTTGGTGAAAGAAGAGAACGAGCGTATTACCGCAATCCTGCCGATTCCAAATGGCGAATTTAGTGCCGATAAATTTATCTTTATGGCAACTGCAAGCGGTGTGGTGAAAAAAGTTTCGCTAGATGCGTTTAGCAATGTCAGATCAAGCGGTCTAATTGCGTTAAAACTTCGCGAAGGCGATGAGTTAATCGGCGTGGACATCACAGACGGCGAGAGCGAAATTATGCTCTTCTCAGCACAAGGTCGAGTGGTTCGCTTCGCAGAAAAAGCGGTGCGTGCAATGGGACGTACCGCAACAGGGGTGCGTGGTATTAAACTTGCAACGACTGAAATTTCAGCAGAAGAGATCGAAGAAGCTGAAATTATCGAAATTGAAAACGAAGAGGCGGAAGATACTTCAAGCGTGAGCCTAGACACTGACCGTGTAGTTTCTCTTGTGATTCCTCGCACCGCAGGCGATATTCTCACTGTCACCCAAAACGGCTACGGAAAACGTACGGTGATTAGCGAATATCCGGTGAAATCCCGTGCGACTAAGGGCGTGGTTTCAATCAAAGTGAACGAACGCAACGGCAAGGTGGTTGCGGCAGTTCAGGTGGAAGAAACCGACCAAATTATGCTGATTACCGATGCCGGCACGCTAGTTCGCACTCGAGTGGCGGAAGTGAGCCTAGTCGGACGAAATACCCAAGGCGTTCGCATTATCCGCACCGCAGAAGACGAACAGGTTGTAAGCCTAGAGCGAGTTTGCGAGCCTGAAGAAGATGATGAAAACATCGAAACGGTTGAAAACGCAGATATTGTAGAAACTTCAACAGAAGAATAA
- the tcdA gene encoding tRNA cyclic N6-threonylcarbamoyladenosine(37) synthase TcdA gives MTERLDNYEQRFGGIGRLYTPEGLEKLRHSHICVIGIGGVGSWSVEALARSGIGKITMIDMDDICVTNINRQIHAMSGTVAQLKTEAMKARIQLINPECAVEIIDDFITPENIPDYLNRGYDYVIDAIDSVKTKAALIAYCKRHKIKLITTGGAGGQTDPTQIQITDLSKTIQDPLASKVRSLLRKEYNFSQNTKRKFGVDCVFSTQPLIFPKMGEGCEVSATMNCANGFGAVTMVTATFGFFAVSRVIDKLLK, from the coding sequence ATGACAGAAAGACTAGACAACTACGAACAACGCTTTGGCGGCATTGGTCGCCTTTACACACCGGAAGGGCTGGAAAAGCTCCGCCATTCGCATATTTGCGTGATTGGCATTGGCGGAGTGGGTTCTTGGTCGGTGGAGGCGTTGGCACGTTCAGGCATTGGCAAGATTACGATGATTGATATGGACGATATTTGTGTAACGAATATTAATCGTCAGATCCATGCAATGAGCGGCACAGTGGCTCAGTTGAAAACTGAGGCGATGAAAGCACGTATTCAGCTAATTAACCCTGAATGTGCGGTGGAGATTATTGATGATTTTATCACGCCTGAAAATATCCCTGACTATCTCAATCGTGGCTACGATTATGTGATTGATGCGATTGATTCGGTGAAAACCAAAGCGGCACTGATTGCTTATTGCAAGCGTCATAAAATTAAGCTGATTACCACGGGCGGAGCCGGCGGGCAGACCGATCCAACCCAAATTCAAATTACTGATTTGAGTAAAACCATTCAAGATCCGCTCGCTTCTAAAGTGCGTTCCTTATTGCGTAAGGAATACAATTTCAGCCAAAACACGAAGCGGAAATTTGGGGTAGATTGCGTATTTTCCACCCAGCCGTTGATTTTCCCAAAAATGGGCGAGGGCTGCGAAGTTTCCGCCACAATGAATTGTGCCAATGGCTTTGGAGCAGTGACGATGGTCACGGCAACATTCGGCTTTTTTGCGGTAAGCCGTGTAATTGATAAACTATTGAAGTAA